One stretch of Elephas maximus indicus isolate mEleMax1 chromosome 22, mEleMax1 primary haplotype, whole genome shotgun sequence DNA includes these proteins:
- the LOC126065450 gene encoding LOW QUALITY PROTEIN: ral guanine nucleotide dissociation stimulator-like (The sequence of the model RefSeq protein was modified relative to this genomic sequence to represent the inferred CDS: substituted 1 base at 1 genomic stop codon), whose amino-acid sequence MFVPSLSHLQREKESVSSLHRKSSVRTYKLFTIETIVEPLVPAFQDNDTSYVSTFLSTYRSFGTTKQVLEALFKKYGYKLGSDESQDEIKNAMSSILGMWLDKYPEDFRELPDFPCLRLLEDYTGLNMPGSELQERVRLLLAQMEQLEPTEAEPEAPGPSLELHTTQASAPVAAQELETAPLAAPEPAPSPAPAVTPELGPVQAPTPESSCPSLGSTMHGLRGEKPNILSFPPKLVAEQLTMMDMELFKKVVPYDCLGSIWSQRKKKGNEHLAPTVRATVTQFNSVVHSVITTCLGDRSMKASDRATVVEHWIEVARECLIHRNFSSLQAILSALQSTSINRLKETWGEVSSHSYQTFKKLCKKKKMLIRDLPIKGISKFATLEMNPKRAQKGXLQREKGVVQFTVPYLGVYLTDLVMLDTALQDFLDGGLVNFQKRRKEFSVLQEIKLLQRACQHHTIVAQEQFEAWFQEMERLTETESYNLSCELEPRAQLSRNTRLPSKKT is encoded by the exons ATGTTTGTCCCTTCTTTGTCTCACCTCCAGCGTGAAAAGGAGTCAGTGTCCAGCCTGCATAGGAAGTCCTCAGTGCGGACCTACAAACTATTTACGATTGAAACAATAGTGGAGCCCCTGGTACCTGCTTTCCAGGACAATGACACCTCATACGTCTCCACCTTTCTGTCCACTTACCGGTCCTTCGGGACCACCAAACAGGTCTTAGAGGCCCTCTTCAAAAA GTACGGATACAAGCTCGGGAGTGATGAATCCCAGGACGAAATAAAAAA TGCCATGTCCTCCATCCTGGGTATGTGGTTGGACAAATACCCAGAAGATTTCCGTGAGCTCCCGGATTTTCCCTGCCTCCGGCTGCTGGAAGACTACACAGGGCTCAATATGCCCGGATCGGAACTACAGGAACGTGTCCGCCTTCTTTTGGCACAAATGGAACAACTAGAGCCcactgaggcagagccagagg CTCCAGGACCATCACTGGAGCTACACACAACTCAAGCATCAGCTCCAGTGGCAGCTCAGGAGCTGGAAACAGCTCCTCTGGCAGCTCCAGAACCAGCTCCATCACCAGCCCCAGCAGTTACACCAGAGCTTGGGCCAGTGCAAGCTCCAACACCAGAGTCTTCCTGCCCCTCACTTGGGAGCACAATGCATGGGCTCAGAGGGGAGAAGCCAAACATCTTGTCATTCCCTCCCAAGCTGGTGGCAGAGCAATTAACAATGATGGATATG GAGCTGTTCAAGAAGGTGGTGCCCTATGACTGCCTAGGATCCATCTGGTCCCAAAGAAAGAAGAAGGGCAATGAGCACCTGGCGCCCACCGTCCGGGCCACTGTCACACAGTTTAATAGTGTAGTACACAGTGTCATCACCACCTGCCTGGGGGACAGGAGCATGAAGGCCTCAGACAGGGCCACAGTGGTGGAGCACTGGATTGAGGTAGCCAGG GAGTGTCTGATCCACAGGAACTTCTCCTCGCTCCAAGCTATTCTCTCTGCTCTGCAGAGCACTTCAATCAATCGTTTGAAGGAAACATGGGGAGAAGTGTCCAG CCACAGCTATCAAACCTTTAAGAAGCTGTGTAAGAAGAAGAAGATGTTGATCAGGGACCTGCCCATTAAG GGGATCTCCAAGTTTGCCACCCTGGAGATGAACCCCAAGAGAGCCCAGAAGGGGTAGCTACAGAGGGAGAAG GGTGTCGTCCAGTTCACCGTGCCCTACCTGGGAGTGTACCTCACAGACCTGGTGATGCTGGACACTGCTTTACAGGATTTCCTAGAT GGAGGTTTGGTAAACTTCCAAAAAAGGAGAAAG GAGTTTAGTGTGCTGCAGGAGATAAAACTCCTCCAGAGGGCCTGCCAACACCACACCATTGTGGCTCAGGAACAATTTGAGGCCTGGTTCCAGGAAATGGAGCGTCTCACTGAGACTGAGAG CTACAACCTGTCCTGTGAGCTGGAGCCCCGGGCACAGCTATCCAGGAACACCCGCTTGCCCAGCAAGAAGACCTAG